A single region of the Amphiura filiformis chromosome 7, Afil_fr2py, whole genome shotgun sequence genome encodes:
- the LOC140156968 gene encoding uncharacterized protein isoform X1, translating to MGQVKSRRRGLTKSKANTDEKSNYDKTGKKTKDNPACINDILVDDVLLKIFSFLTVFEKLTVSRTCKRWHNLIKESHLWQTVDFWNSSTLLKDSRSRDIPKEGIDVDANSALRILQSYTDSLLKRVYLRASNLALMRYLSNNCPNLQTLSLLSSEQDIPYCDVDINDYFNETHFALPLTLEHLQLSFSAVMLGSSESSEFKMLTMMQFKHTVLPNIIKCQHLRHITLKMCNGISVEDVEILTSGLPKLQEIWMLTFATYPDSTETLEEILRRIVHNLPDLTSLRFMPVNRSFSGYGDHPPSYDIDYLLQDLSKRSHLRELRVRDAVFSPEAFASMTRAQEKMEELVLWNCNCVTDDIMKIIARDLPSLKILELPFSRPYTDRGLKALNHHPSLHTLNVFRSMLDVSFQALSTEVIFDTLLTLPNLEQAGGLHWQSLDADFPQYVEKLRVTKPNIRIEMS from the exons ATGGGTCAAGTCAAGAGTCGGCGAAGGGGATTGACGAAATCAAAGGCGAATACCGACGAGAAGTCAAATTATGACAAGACCGGTAAAAAGACAAAAGACAACCCAGCGTGTATCAACGACATACTCGTAGATGATGTACTACTTAAGATATTTTCTTTCTTGACCGTATTTGAGAAACTTACAGTATCAAG AACTTGCAAAAGATGGCACAACCTCATCAAAGAATCTCACTTATGGCAAACTGTAGATTTCTGGAATAGTAGCACATTATTAAAGGACAGCAGAAGTCGGGATATTCCTAAAGAGGGGATTGATGTTGACGCAAATTCGGCGTTACGAATTCTTCAATCGTACACAGATTCCTTGTTGAAACGGGTGTACCTCAGGGCATCAAACTTGGCCCTTATGCGATACTTGTCCAACAATTGTCCAAATCTACAAACACTTTCCCTTTTGTCATCAGAACAAGATATTCCATATTGTGATGTCGACATCAATGACTATTTCAATGAGACACATTTCGCCTTACCGTTGACACTTGAACACCTACAATTGTCTTTCTCAGCTGTGATGCTGGGTTCAAGTGAATCGTCAGAGTTCAAGATGTTAACCATGATGCAATTTAAACATACAGTCTTACCAAACATtataaaatgtcaacatttacgcCACATAACATTGAAAATGTGTAATGGAATATCTGTAGAAGATGTTGAAATATTAACATCTGGATTACCGAAGCTTCAAGAAATCTGGATGCTCACTTTTGCAACTTATCCTGACAGTACTGAAACTCTGGAAGAGATCCTTAGACGCATTGTTCATAATCTTCCAGACCTTACAAGTCTACGTTTCATGCCAGTCAACCGTAGCTTCTCCGGCTATGGTGATCATCCACCAAGTTACGATATAGACTATCTTTTACAAGATTTAAGCAAGCGATCTCACCTGAGAGAATTGCGCGTCCGAGATGCTGTGTTCAGTCCAGAAGCGTTTGCATCTATGACCAGAGCGCAAGAGAAGATGGAGGAACTTGTTCTATGGAACTGTAACTGCGTTACTGACGATATCATGAAAATCATTGCACGAGATCTGCCTAGtctgaaaattttagaattaCCTTTTTCTCGACCGTACACAGACCGAGGGTTAAAGGCCTTAAATCATCATCCGTCATTGCATACGTTGAATGTATTTAGATCCATGTTGGATGTGTCCTTTCAGGCACTTTCGACAGAAGTCATTTTTGATACACTGCTGACGTTACCAAACCTCGAACAAGCAGGAGGATTGCATTGGCAAAGTCTAGATGCTGACTTTCCGCAATATGTGGAGAAACTGCGAGTGACTAAGCCAAATATTAGGATTGAAATGTCATAA
- the LOC140156968 gene encoding uncharacterized protein isoform X2, with translation MGQVKSRRRGLTKSKANTDEKSNYDKTGKKTKDNPACINDILVDDVLLKIFSFLTVFEKLTVSRACKRWNTLMKEPQLWHMIDFHRERRNDEYSIEEGTEERCTLAALKTYARFLKRVYLHVVTIDILHYVTNNCPHLQTLSIMPSGPYQQMVMWYLCKRGEENCEYIRGPSFVLPSTLRKIQLSFSMIDPRLVEDPFECNDITQRVLNTVSHCDNLYHLTLMECAQLHMLLVPLARGFPNLRELWLLKFTTDPSDSNTNFKEILCQIVLSLKDLKSLRFIPRFRQIAYIPAIIIGPSIYAIDDILCKQLGQLRDLKDFGIGDVRFTLESFIILTSTLVHLEELTLRNCDCVTDEIHSKGFVLFEDVRFNWFSTVH, from the exons ATGGGTCAAGTCAAGAGTCGGCGAAGGGGATTGACGAAATCAAAGGCGAATACCGACGAGAAGTCAAATTATGACAAGACCGGTAAAAAGACAAAAGACAACCCAGCGTGTATCAACGACATACTCGTAGATGATGTACTACTTAAGATATTTTCTTTCTTGACCGTATTTGAGAAACTTACAGTATCAAG AGCGTGCAAGAGATGGAACACACTTATGAAAGAGCCCCAATTATGGCACATGATAGATTTCCATAGAGAAAGACGCAATGATGAATATTCCATTGAGGAAGGGACTGAGGAAAGATGTACTCTTGCAGCACTTAAAACTTACGCTCGTTTTTTAAAAAGAGTGTATCTTCATGTGGTAACTATTGATATCCTACATTATGTAACAAACAACTGTCCACATTTGCAAACATTATCCATCATGCCTTCCGGACCGTATCAGCAAATGGTCATGTGGTACCTATGTAAACGGGGTGAGGAAAATTGTGAATACATAAGAGGGCCTAGTTTTGTTTTACCGTCTACATTGAGAAAAATACAGTTATCGTTTAGCATGATCGATCCTAGATTAGTGGAAGATCCGTTCGAGTGCAATGACATTACACAGAGAGTTTTAAACACCGTATCTCATTGTGATAACCTGTATCACCTAACGCTCATGGAATGTGCACAATTGCACATGCTTTTGGTTCCATTAGCGAGAGGATTTCCCAATCTACGGGAACTGTGGCTGCTAAAATTCACCACCGATCCATCCGATTCAAATacaaattttaaagaaattttatgCCAAATCGTACTCAGTTTAAAAGACCTGAAAAGTCTTCGGTTTATACCGCGTTTTCGACAAATTGCATATATTCCGGCAATTATTATCGGTCCTTCAATTTATGCTATCGATGATATCCTCTGCAAACAATTAGGGCAGCTGCGAGATTTAAAAGATTTCGGAattggtgacgtcagatttactCTGGAATCGTTCATTATTTTGACGAGCACACTAGTCCATCTTGAGGAGCTTACTTTAAGGAACTGTGACTGCGTAACAGACGAAATTCATAGCAAAGGATTTGTCCTGTTTGAAGATGTTAGATTTAACTGGTTCTCGACCGTACACTGA